From the genome of Gambusia affinis linkage group LG04, SWU_Gaff_1.0, whole genome shotgun sequence:
GCAAACAGAGCAAATACTCTTTTACTCTCTTACCGCGTCAGTGAATAGAGATGCACAAATGTAATCCCCCTGCAGTGAGCTGTATGTTCACAACTCAGAGTTTCATCAAATGTGTTCAGCGATATGCACCTTACACAACTGCAACATTAAGCATTTATGAAACATCTTGTGTAACGTTTAAAAATCTGACCAATCATAGAGCACGTTTGTGAAGGGTAAAATATGTTTGTCCAATGGGTGTCCCGTATTTTTGTGGGCGCGACGTTGAGCCCCTGGGTATGTTCCTTAACAGTCAGCCGGGAGAGGATTCATTGGAAAGCGATGAGAAAGCGGAGCGAGTGGATGGGTTTATGTGCTTACTGGCCACTTTTATAGGTACAGCTGTTCTATTACTTGCTAGCACCATCAGCGAATCCACCAATCACATACATTGAGGCATGTAGATGTGACGCAGATGACTTACTTAAGTTCAAAATAATAGAATAGGAAGAAAGGGGTATAGAAATGACAATGTAATTTTGGTGTTTGCACCAGAGACACTGCTAAAGAATAAGAGTGCGTCAGAAACTGCTGATTCACTGtggtttttaaacacaaaccttCCTCAAACAATTCAGTGGACAAAATGTTATAATCTAACATTTTATACTAGATCAAAACATATACACTGTTGAACACCTTTATGTATACCACCAGTACCAGGTGGTTCAATCTGAGTTTGTTAACTCATTTACCATGGACAATGTAATGAAGAATGAAACATATATGGCCAGATATTAGGTTCTGACTATAATCAAGTCTGTATTAAAAATTCTGCAAATTCACtagtattaatttaaaacaatttttgtcgTGgccaacaaagaaaatcaatcaatcaaacaaacaaacccgtAAGAATATTTGATAATATGAGCGTTGACtataacaacaaacaacaacaacaacaaaaaacagaaaatgtgcatCCTGGTTGTTTACCTACATGGGCTAATGCGCAGTTTGAGATTATGTGCAAACCAACGCCACCACTCCACCTTGCCACACCGTTTCCTCAAGGGACAAAAATGGTGCGCacccaaaaacatttgtttgacttgtaatttatataaagatatatatttgtttgtcttttgtcatTATAGCAGAAACAACGGCCTATTAAGATAGACCATGTTTTTCTGACTTCCTATCTCGATATGCATCAACGATGCTAGTAGATGGAAGGTTGGTTGAGGTGCGTAGAGAACTACGTCTCCCATAATGCTTTGCTGTTGATAGCGCTTTCGTCATAGAATGCGACAAAATCTGTTgctaaacaaaccaaacacgGGTAAGCTAAAGCGAAAATGTGTCTCAGATTTGAATGAAAGAAGTATATTTTAGAGAAATTAGCTAAATGTTTCGAGTAAGGTTACCTTTTAAGTGATGTAAACTCTAATACACTGATTTTAAGATTTcgaaaattatttttcatttaatccgTAGCTGTGAAAGTAATTATCTCCGCTTACTGCAATTTTTAGATATTCGAATTTAAACATGGAGTTGGAAAAGCCAAAAGAAGAGAAGCAAGGGGAGGACTGCGCTCCAAACCAGCAAACATCGACAGATGCCTGTCAGTCGAAGAGGCCCAACCAGGCTGTGTACGTCCCCAAACAGCGACGCCCGGCCGGTAAAGACAAAACTCCCACTCAGGGAGAGGACAAACCAAGACCCAAACCTCGGTATACAGATAAGGCTCGAAAGAACGCCAAAAACAGGAAGGACAAGGCCAACaccgcagcagcagctgcaggaggcGCAGACTCTCCGAGCTGTGATGTGCAGGAGGAGAGGCTACAGGACGAGCAGGTGATGGCTAATGGGCAGGAAGAGGCTGAAGCTTCATCACAGCAGGAACCAGCATCTCCTcaagatgaggaggaggaggacagctGGGAAACTCTGTTCAATGATGAAGGAGACTGTTTAGATCCACATCTACTGGAAGAGGTGAGAGCTGTTTGTGGGTTTTAGCATCTCTGACTCTTAACCAGCATTCCTCTTCTCCAACATATTGTGCATACcgtttttggtttttggagAGTTTCCCCAACCCTGGTCCTGAATGCACAcggccctgcatgttttaggtgttttcttGCTTCAGCCCAGCTgattcaattgatgactgattaacaggcgttggCATGTTGGCAAGAAATCCTACCGATATGCCACTAAAACCATCAATTATTgtccaaaaaaacccaaacatgcacacacccaATACAGTCAGATGAATCAGGCGtattaaagcaggaaaacatgcagGGATGTGTGTCTTGAGGACCAGAGTTGGGAAACCTACCAACATGATTAACAAGAtcgatttttatttatttatttttttacacatactTTTGGCCGCCTGATATTTCACCACTATTCTAGTCAGAAATGGAGGAGCTCATTTAAATTGGTTGATTTTTCTAGAACAAAGCGGCTTTTTAAGGTTGATCTATAAATTCTTGATAGAGTTGAGATCAGGGCTATAAGAAACCCGACTTGTCAATTCCCAAACCAGTTTTGCTTTTGTGATTGGTGTCCTGTTGGAACGCCAAAGTGTGCTCAGGCTTTAGCCATCTAACCTAAATTGTTACCTTTAGAAGAGGGGAAGCTGGTTGTTCAGGAACTTATAAAGCTCACACTCATTCTAAAGTGGAAGCTTCTTAACCAGCACATCTGGTTGGACCTACCAAGAAAGAAGCTCCTGCTCCAATAGTGACAAGTTCAAGCTTTGGGTCCACATGGACAATCCTTAATGCCTTCTGGAGAAAGGTTTCATGGTCAGATGAGTCATAGACTGAGAGTGCTGCATCAACTGTCTAGCGTAGTGGTCGATTCCTCATGCTGAGGATCATTTTAGCTGCTAGAGGTACTGCTGGATTCCACAATAAGGGGGAAGTaatgaagaaaaacttcaaCTGCTCCTAAATTCAACTTCACCTCCAATCAACTCAAGAGATTGCTCAAGCTTTGACACTGTTGATGAGGTTCATTTGTGTCTCCTTTCATTCATATCTTGTGTCTCTCGCCACTCAAGCTGGCTCTGAGCGAGGGCAGAAGGAAGAAGTCGAAACAGGAACCTAGATTCGACTACTACAATATGGACCTGGACGACGAAGACGAGATTGACCTCACAGAGGACGAACTGTCCCACATTGTGGAAATCTACGACTTCCCCACGGAGTTTAAGACGGAAGACCTCCTCAGGTTATTTCAGTGCTACCAGTACGTACACATCCATCTCGCTTGTCTACcttttatggaaaaatgtgtgaatatttttgacaattgctctgtttaaatcaaattctgttgagtttttctaaaatcaaacGCAGTTGTGCTTCTGTTGCCTCCCTCCTTGCTCACTGGACGAGTAACATTCCTGGATCTGAGTCCAGTCTATTTTCAGCAAGCTGCCATGACAAACAGTTATGAGTTTTATTGCATGGTAATTTATGGACGCTCATTCtaatagcttttatttttttttccattcactttAGTGTTTATGCATCTGAAATAATATTAGATAGTTTGGGCAGAAGGAAAACTTTTAAAGGAGCAAATTCATGGGTTAGCCAATTAAACTGCACTAAATCTTTGGcttattattgctattattgTCAGTGACACAATCACATGCATTCTTTAAGTGCGAACCATTCCCAACACAACTAGCTTGATctagtttgatttaaaatgtctcgAGATTTTGCTCATGTTCAAGTTAAGAGAGTTTAAATCTGCTGAGCGAGAACCATCTTTGATTGAGGGTTGTCCGGTTTTATTAAACGATCGGTGCTGGATTCATCTGACTGCTGGCTGGGTTTTCAGACAGAGAGGATTTGACATCAAGTGGATTGATGACTCGCACGCCCTGGGTCTCTTCTCCAGCCCCGTAGCAGGTGAGTGAAGCTTTGCCTCGCTCTCAGCACCGTCACTGGTCCTTCCCTCTCTGCCACGTTTTGTACGTCTGTAGCTTCGACCATTTTAACTCCGGTATTTTGggtataaaaaaagaaaaactgatctCCCACTGGACGTTTTGTACCAACCTTGAATCAGTTCATAACCTGACTCTGTGACCGTGGAGGTGTGTCATACATTTGCTTTGACTGCAGATGATTTAAAGTAATCTTCTATCATCTACTCATAGTCTACCCTAAGGAAATATACTAACATGGGTCCAAGGTTGTAGCTTTTAAAGGCATGGCTACCAAAGGGTTTGTTTCTGGAGACGTTTGGGAGGAAACTGTCATGGGAGTGTATGAACTTTAACAGAGCCTACACATAAACACATCATTAAGTGTGTCAATATCGTAATATAAATGGAGCCCAAGGTCCGCTgttctgttattttgtatttcttttcacttttcagcCCGAGAAGCTCTCAGATCCAAACACCCACTGATGAAGTTGAGACCACTTTCCAAATCCTCCAACGCCACCAAGGCTAAAGCCCGCGGCTGCTCAGGTACAACTGCATGTTGCTGCGTTTTTACTTTGCATTGATGTCTATTTATGTAGTATTTTGATCTGCTCCCAAGAGCCACAAACAGACCccagaaatttcagtttttgcttcGCTTTATTGTAATACAGCAGAATCTCCCAGCTACCCTCGTATTTGGATATAGAGGTGGTTGGATCATAATTTTCATTCAAAGTGGCATAAATAAAggtctttaaaaagtcttaaatttgatcTTCTGAAACCTGGAGATACCGCGATTAGTTATTTCCACtaaatttattgaattaaaaagaaaggggaaagaaaacacaacatctttGAGGACTCCTgcatagtttagttttattagtaATCCCAGCTGGTTAAGACCAGATCATTTGATTCTGGATTTTTGGAATGagcaaaaaatggaaatttttatgccttttttttttttatttaatttcatttaattttattttcacagttaaTATCTACCCAGAGACAGTagctaaaacattttacctCCCTGTTGTTATAAGACTACCTCCTGCCTGCTAAAGAGCGACCTCAGACAAGCGCGGCGTTGGCTCGGAAGCTTGTGATCGGAGCACTTGGTGTGAAAAGCAACTTAACGAAGGAGCAGCGAGAGGCAGAGAAGAACAAACTCCAGCAGGCAAAAGGTACGTTTACACAAACACATGAGGTTTATCTTTAAAtggaagatttttgttttattagtatCATAAAAATAGCTGTTAAAGTTTCTGACAAAATGTCTGAAGGctgaaaataagaatttattgaaatgtgGTGTCACCCACCCTCCTGCCCCCTTTTACCTGCATGTGCAGTGCATGGTCTCTGCCACAAGTGGGAGCTGTCTGTACATTGTCACAGACCTGAGCTGGAAAGATGCAAACCGATGCCAAGAGGACTCGCATCAGTTGCTGTGCACATCACTGCAGCTCTATAATCAGCACAGCAGCCATTTTCCTCCATGGAGGGAACATAAGTATATAGGCACAGAAAACCACAACTGCAGCCCAACGAGCAGCCAGTCCAGGAAGCAGAGGTCCGGACTGCAGCGAACTAAAAAAGCTTCTTTGTTCTCAGCATAGGCGCACCACCAGGCTCTTTTATTTAAGATCTGTAAATGCACAGTAAATGTGAGTACAGAACAGCATCACGCGTTAAACAGTATGTTCTGGGAAAGTGATGTCACATGTAAAAAAAGTACTTCCAGCTGGCTCCTCAGTCTTGCCACCCGCTCCTCACATCCCCACTTCTGGTAACAGCAGATATATATTTAGATCATTGATTCACCTTCTgggagtttttttaaaagatttttttgtctataCATGCTTCCACGTCTTCATGCGTGTCACATGTTTGCGCTTCTTGATTTACCTTTCAGAACAAAAGCGCCTGGCAGCGAAACAAAGAGAAGATGCTTGGGATGGAAAGTGAATGGatgcaacagttttttttttcctgttattttgttgaaaattacTCGAATTTCAactctggttttctttcaacCAGCCATGATTGGAGCAAACATCTGGACTCGcgttcatttttattaaagcaccGAGACTCGATGTGCAACTATTTGATCCAAAGCTTTCATGTttggctttaaaatgttttaaaagcgGTTCATTGTTGCTTTGATGTAGACATTGTTGAATTTGATGCTAGCTAAGTAAGTCAAGTACACATTTTTTACTCTAAATTACTACTGTTCCTCAGTAATggctaacatttttaaactcgCACCAGCCTCAGACCAACCGCTGCCAACCACAAGCGTTACTTTCAAGACTTTGAGTTAGGACATCACGTGGCGTGcatattttttgctgttgttgttgttgttcaagtCTTGTCCTGTTTGCTAAAGCCCAGCTTactattgattttatttcaaatgctaAATGCCGCGTTCAGTTTGGGCAGACAGATCAGCTTGAGGATGTAAGAGACTTAACGAACTCATCTCCATTGTTTTGTAAGTTTGAACGAatgatttgtttagttttttgtttttgttgcgtttttattctgataaaaaaaaaaagtgtttcagtaGTTTGAGTTGTGGCctaaacaagtaa
Proteins encoded in this window:
- the LOC122829642 gene encoding coiled-coil domain-containing protein R3HCC1L-like, yielding MELEKPKEEKQGEDCAPNQQTSTDACQSKRPNQAVYVPKQRRPAGKDKTPTQGEDKPRPKPRYTDKARKNAKNRKDKANTAAAAAGGADSPSCDVQEERLQDEQVMANGQEEAEASSQQEPASPQDEEEEDSWETLFNDEGDCLDPHLLEELALSEGRRKKSKQEPRFDYYNMDLDDEDEIDLTEDELSHIVEIYDFPTEFKTEDLLRLFQCYQQRGFDIKWIDDSHALGLFSSPVAAREALRSKHPLMKLRPLSKSSNATKAKARGCSDYLLPAKERPQTSAALARKLVIGALGVKSNLTKEQREAEKNKLQQAKEQKRLAAKQREDAWDGK